The genomic segment CATGAGCGCTCGATTGCCGAATGCGCCCAGAAGATCCTCTATATTCGCGACGGCGAATTGCACCGGGAGGAGGCAGGAAGATGAAGAAGAAATTGAGCAAAAAGATGGTTGCCGCCATCAGCATCTCGGTTGCTGCTGTAATCATCGCGGGAATTGGCGCGGCCATTGCAATTTCGGCGGGCAACGCGCGGGTGGACGTCGTCCCGGTTTATCAGATTATGAACTCCTGGATGGGGGAATCCGAGACGACGAACGGCATGGTGCAGTCTTATATGGCGCAGACCATCCCGCATAGCAAGACCAACACCATAACCAAGATATACGTCAAAGACGGAGACCAGGTGGAGATTGGCGATCCGCTGCTGGAATACGATGTAACCATGCTGGATTTGCAGCAAAGGCTCAAAAAGCTGGAAGTTCAGCGCATGGGGCTGGAACTGACGCAGCTCAAAGAGGAGCTGGCGGCGCTGAGAGGGCTGAAGCCGGGCTCTGCAAGGCTGGCAGGCGATTTTGCCCCGGCAGACGGGCTGATGCTGCTGGCGGTTGCGCCGGGGAGCGCGATCAACACAGGCGAGCTGGATGAGAATGCCCTCTACTATAACCAGACGCCTCCTGCCGGGACGGAGGTGGATCCCTATCTGTTCCTATGCGCCAAGGGCACCAAGATTCAGCAGGGTTTTCTTGCGGAAATGCTCAGGCTGGCAGCAGAGAAGGGAGATTCTGTTTTTGCGCGGGTGGAATACCGCCAGGGGGATACGCAGACGGGAGAACTGCTCTATGCGTACCGCATGGCGTTTCACGCGAACGGAGAGTTTGAATTCGATTTAGATCTTCCCGAAGTTCAGCCTCCGGCACCCTCTGCATCCGAGGAGCCGGAACCCAGCGCCGAGCCATCGCCTTCGGAGGAGCCGGAGCCCAGCCTGGAGCCTGAACCGAGCTTTGAGCCCGAGCCCAGCATTGAGCCGGATCCGGGCTATACCGCCGATGAGATTAAGCAGATGATAGCGGAGAAAGAGGCAGAGGTTCGGGAAAAGGAGCTGGCCATCAAAAAGGCCGAGCTGGAGCTGAAAAAGGCGGAGACGCAGCTGGGCGCAGAAGGCGTCGTGAAGAGCGTGGTCAAGGGCAAAGTCAAGCTGGCGCCCAACCAGGATGCCCTTCAGGAGGGCGAAGCACTGCTCACCGTGACGGGTGGCGACGGCTTCTATGTGCAGGGAATGGTCAATGAGCTGAGCTTGTCCAAGGTGCAGCCGGGGGATACGGTTTATGTGATGAACTATATGAACGGCATGAGCTATGAAGGAGAAGTTGTGGAAGTTTCGGATATGCCGCAGCAAAATTACGGCTTCTCTCAAAACCCCAACGAATCCGCATATCCGTTTACGGTCCATGTGGGCGGCGATGCAGAGCTGACCATTGGGGACTATGTGGATATCTCCTATGGCGGCGGCGCTGCCTCGGGAGGGAATGAAGCGCTCTATATCGATAAGATGTATGTCCGGGAAGAGAATGGCGAGAGCTATGTGTTCATCGCGGTGGATGGCAAGCTGAAAAAGCAGACGGTCAAGACGGGAGCGACGCTCTATGGCTGGTGCATTGAGGTCAGGGAAGGCCTCTCGCCGGAAGATTATATCGCTTTCCCATACGGCAAGCTGGCCAAGAACGGGACGAAAGTGAATTTGCCGGATAATACGGGCGACGATATGGCCTGGGCGGTTAAACGATAGGAGGCAGAGAAATGCTAGAAAATATACGATTGGCGTTCGTCGGGGTATGGACGCATAAAATGCGCTCTTGCCTGACGATGCTTGGCATCATCATCGGCATCGCTTCTATCATTGCCATTTCTTCCACGATTATGGGGACGAACGAGCAGATCAAGCAAAACCTCATTGGCGCGGGCAATAATGCCGTAGAAATTCAGCTGCACCAGAACGATTACCCCATAGATATGGAAGGCGGCGTTCCGCAGGGAATCCCAACCGTTTCCCAACAGGCGATGGAGGAGATCGCGGCGCTGGACAATGTGGAGGCGGCGGCACAGTTTTATAAGCGCAATATCTATTCCAGCGTTTTTTACGGAGCGACAAGCCTCTCCAATGGCTATCTTTACGGGATCGATTCAAGTTATCTTGGCGTATACGGATACCAGATTCGGCAAGGCAGAGGCTTTTCCGAGGCAGATGAAAAGGGCGCGCACAAAGTCGCCCTGCTGGATAAGGATGCGGCAGACGCGCTGTTCCTGGGAGAAAACCCCGTCGGCAAGACTGTAGAAATACAGAGCGAGCCATATGTGATCATCGGGGTTGTGACGCAGAGCAGTGAGTTCCAACCCGTCATCAACACGCCGGAAGACTACTATAACTATATGAAGACCAGCAATGGCAAGGTGTTCGTCCCGATGGCGACCTGGCCAGTGATCTATCAGTATGATGAGCCGCAGTCTGTGGCTGTGCAGGCGAGCAGTACGGAGGCCATGAGCACAGTGGGCAAGCAGGCGGCAGATGTGCTGAACAGCTATCTCCAGACGGGCAGCGAGGGCCCAATTCTCTATAAGGGAGAAGACTTGCTGGAGCAGGCGAAGGAGATGCAGGATCTCTCCAAGAGCACCAATCAGCAGCTCATCTGGATTGCCAGCATCTCGCTGCTGGTCGGCGGAATTGGCGTCATGAATATCATGCTGGTCTCCGTAACCGAGCGGACGCGGGAGATTGGCCTCAAAAAGGCGCTGGGCGCCAGAAAGGGAATCATCTCCGGGCAGTTCCTGACGGAGGCGGCCGTTTTGACTTTCCTGGGCGGCCTGGTGGGCGTCATCAGCGGCATCATTTTGGCGGTGGTAATTTCAAAAATATCGCTGGTTCCCATCGCTATCAGCGCGCCGACAGCTCTGATTGCAGTCGCATT from the Christensenellaceae bacterium 44-20 genome contains:
- a CDS encoding HlyD family efflux transporter periplasmic adaptor subunit, which codes for MKKKLSKKMVAAISISVAAVIIAGIGAAIAISAGNARVDVVPVYQIMNSWMGESETTNGMVQSYMAQTIPHSKTNTITKIYVKDGDQVEIGDPLLEYDVTMLDLQQRLKKLEVQRMGLELTQLKEELAALRGLKPGSARLAGDFAPADGLMLLAVAPGSAINTGELDENALYYNQTPPAGTEVDPYLFLCAKGTKIQQGFLAEMLRLAAEKGDSVFARVEYRQGDTQTGELLYAYRMAFHANGEFEFDLDLPEVQPPAPSASEEPEPSAEPSPSEEPEPSLEPEPSFEPEPSIEPDPGYTADEIKQMIAEKEAEVREKELAIKKAELELKKAETQLGAEGVVKSVVKGKVKLAPNQDALQEGEALLTVTGGDGFYVQGMVNELSLSKVQPGDTVYVMNYMNGMSYEGEVVEVSDMPQQNYGFSQNPNESAYPFTVHVGGDAELTIGDYVDISYGGGAASGGNEALYIDKMYVREENGESYVFIAVDGKLKKQTVKTGATLYGWCIEVREGLSPEDYIAFPYGKLAKNGTKVNLPDNTGDDMAWAVKR
- a CDS encoding ABC transporter permease, with the translated sequence MLENIRLAFVGVWTHKMRSCLTMLGIIIGIASIIAISSTIMGTNEQIKQNLIGAGNNAVEIQLHQNDYPIDMEGGVPQGIPTVSQQAMEEIAALDNVEAAAQFYKRNIYSSVFYGATSLSNGYLYGIDSSYLGVYGYQIRQGRGFSEADEKGAHKVALLDKDAADALFLGENPVGKTVEIQSEPYVIIGVVTQSSEFQPVINTPEDYYNYMKTSNGKVFVPMATWPVIYQYDEPQSVAVQASSTEAMSTVGKQAADVLNSYLQTGSEGPILYKGEDLLEQAKEMQDLSKSTNQQLIWIASISLLVGGIGVMNIMLVSVTERTREIGLKKALGARKGIISGQFLTEAAVLTFLGGLVGVISGIILAVVISKISLVPIAISAPTALIAVAFSVIIGLIFGIVPAMKAANLNPIEALRRE